In Penaeus vannamei isolate JL-2024 chromosome 13, ASM4276789v1, whole genome shotgun sequence, the sequence TGTTCAATGTGAACGCAATACCTGATACATCACAGAAGAGTATTTCAAGTTCTGGttgctttatctatctttatccactatctatctatttatacaatgCCATATTTTTCTACAATGATACAACAACTACATGGGAATTGCAAAGCAACAGAAAAGGCCTGAAAGAAGGGCcttttaataattattacaaagaaatgaaaaataacattaataaattcTATATTAGACAGTGATAAAAGATACaattatgaagaaaatgataaaacaaaaagaacattTAGAATATCACCTTATTCAATTTCTCTCACAAAAAAGAGGAAGCGAACCCTTAGCCAAACCTACCTACAAGACGTCAACAAACAGTAACATCCAACATCAAAAGCAGTATCATGTCCTTATTGTATATACTCATATGATTCCCTAGTATTACAACTCATTCAAGCTGTATCATTCTAAATATTGTAATGCATATAATAGTTATTCAACAAGAAATTACTCCAGTAACTATTATTCATCGAAGCTCAATTCACCAGTCTGGCATTTCTACTTTGTATTATCTAAAGAATTACAATTCAATCTATCTAAATAACATGTAAATAATTTGTGCAAGAAATATGCACATTTAGTTGGTTAGAACTTTGGAAGCTGGCATTTACAAAAATTGAGTATTATTTACCAATGTAGTGCACACAATTACCATTATGGTGTGCAATAAATCTTTTTAATCTTGAAGATATATATCAAGGGTATTttctgatagaaaaaaaaaaaaattggtaccAGCACAAAACTCAACTAGAGCTGCAGCTTACTTAGTGTAATCATTACTAAAGAACGCCAAaccaatcatatacatataaagatgtgaTACTGCAATAGCGTTGAATTCCAAACGCAACTTCCTCCTTAccaggaggcagagaagagataCTAAAACTTTACTAGAAAAAGTACACTATTTGataaaagcaggaaagaaaaaaagattgtaaAATTACAAAAGTATACTTTATGAAAAATAATGCAAGGAATATgaataaatgcaaataaacataGGCACTAAAATAGcaaaccaaccaaacacacacacacaaaaaaaagagaaaaaaaagaaagaaaagaaaaaaaagaaacacacacacacacacacacacacacacacacacacacacatatatatatatatatatatatatatatatatatataatatatatatatatatatatatatatatatatatatatatatatatatatatatatatatatatatatatatatatatatatatatttatacatatatatctatatacatatatatatatatatatatatatatatatatatatatatatatatatatatatatatatatatatatatatatatatatatatatatatatatatatatatatatatatatatatatatatatatatgctgagaaaagtaatggaaaacaaaatagcaagagaaacaacaacaacaaaaaacagcaacaaccacTAAAACGACTATGATACAGTACTTCCACATAATCTATTGTAAAAATTGACTAAAGTGGAAAATTACATTGTTATACCTAAAATATACAACAATTAACTTTAAAAACATTGTTTAACATATTGTTCAATATTCTCAACAGCACATGATGCCTGCAGCAAAGCCTctacagagaggaggaagaggagaaagaagaagaggaaaaggaggaggaagaggaagaagaaaaagaaaaaaaggagtaggaggaggaggaggaggacaaaaaggaggaggagaaatggaggaaaagaaagaaataaaattatagcaaaatatagcagaaatatagaaatatagcagaaagaaaaaatagaagagcaagatgatgatgataccaaagaggaaaagaaaataaaaagaatatgtgGAAGGGAAGTACAAGTttgacggagaaagaggaagatgacaaCAAAGAAGTgaataagaagggaaaggagcagagaaaataaagataagtaaaGATAAAGAACAGAGGAGGAACACCAAGCCTTAGGTGCAAttaaaagccacacacacacacacaaaaaaaataaaatcaaatcaaataaaataaaaacataaaaacaaaataaaaccacaaCGAATGAGCAGCATTAGTCAACTTTTAACAACGTCAAATCAAAAGAGCTTTCAAATAGTGTTACTAAAGCACAGACAGACTGGAAACATACCACAGGAGTCTGATATGGGCCAGTCTGAAAAGAAATTTTTTTCGTAAGATTAGAAGggcttctttgcctctctctcttttttctccgctAATATGCAAGTGTGTTGTGCTTTGTGTGTTATGGGTtgggttgtgtgtgagtgtgtgtgtgagtgtgtgtgaatgagtgtgtgtgtgtgtgtgtgtgtgtgtatgtgtgtgtgtgtgtatgtgtgtgtgtgtttttgtgttagtgtgtgtgtgtgtgtgtgtgtgtgtgtgtgtgtgtgtgtgtgtgtgtgtgtgtgtgtgtgtgtgtgtgtgtgtgtgtgtgtgtgtgtgtgtgttagtgttagtgtgcgtgtgttagtgttagtgttagtgtgtgtgtgtgtgtgttagtgttagtgttagtgtgtgtgtgtgtgtgtgtgtgtgtggtagtgtgtgtgtgttagtgtgtgtgtgtgttagtgtgtgtgtgttagtgtgtgtgtgtattagtgagggtgtgtgtgtgtgttagtgagcatgtgtgtgtgtgtgtgttagtgagcatgtgtgtgtgtgtgtgttagtgagcatgtgtgtgtgtgtgtgtgttagtgagcatgtgtgtgtgtgtgtgtgtgttagtgagcatgtgtgtgtgtgtgtgtgttagtgtgtgtgttagtgtgtgttagtgtttgtgttagtgttcgtgttagtgttagtgttagtgtgtgtgtgtgcgtgttagtgtttgtgtttgtgtttgtatgtgtgtgtgtgtgtgtgtgtgtgtgttagtgttagtgtgtgtgtgtgtgtgtgtgtgtgtgtgtgtgtgtgtgtgttcgtgtgtgtgtgtgttagtgtgtgttcgtgtgtgtgtgtgttagtgtatgtgtgtgtgtgtttgtgtccgtggctgtgtgtgtcagtgtgtgttagtgtatgtgtgtgtgtgtttgtgtccgtggatgtgtgtgttagtgtgtgttagtgtgtgtgtgtgtatgtgtgtgtgtgtgttagtgtatgtgtgtgtgtgtgtgttagtgtgtgtgtgttagtgtgtgtgtgtgtgtgttagtgtgtgtgtgtatgtgtatgtgtgtgtgtgtgcgtgtgtgtgtgtgttagtgttagtgtgtgtgttagtgttagtgtgtgtgtttgtgtcagtgtgtgtgtgtgtgttagtgttagtgtgtgtgtgtgtgtgtgtgtgtgtgtgtgtgttagtctgtgtgtgtgtgtgtgtgtgtgtgtgtgggggtgtgtgggtgtgggagtgtgtgtgtgtgcgtgtgtgttagtgtgtgtgtgttagtgtgtgtgtgtgttagtgtgtgtgtgtttgtgtgtgtttgtgtgtgtgtgtgtgtgtgtgtgtgtgtgtgtgtgtgcgtgtgtgtgtgtgtgtgtgtgtgtgtgtgttggtgtgtgtatgtgtatgtgtatgtgtatgtgtgtgtgtgttggtgggttaatgtgtgtatgtgtatgtgtatgtgtgtgtgtgtgtgtgtgtgtgtgtgtgtgtgtgtgtgtgtgtgtgtgtgtgtgtgtgtgtgtgtgtgtgtgtgtgtgtgtgtgtgtgtgtgtgtgtgtgtgtttgtgttagtgagtgtgtgtgtgttagcatgtgtgtataagcatgtgtgtgtgttagtgtttgtgtttatgtttttctatcaatgtattttttctttactttgaaCTTCAGAGATTTGAATTATCAAATCACAACAATAAGTATTCTGaaatattaaattaaatattccaaacaaaccttttttttttttgtttaagaaATTAAAACATAATGAGAATACAAATCTTTGTGAGCTTTTGTATTTAAAATACAATTATGAGATTtcttcatagaaaaaaaaattgaaaccacAATAAATTCCCAAATCTTGCTTGTTTCCTTATACCAAACTGCCAAACAATAGAATGACCTACTTAATaacgggaggaggaaagaaaaggaggaaaaaaatatatatatagatagatacccaCACCTTTTTCCCTGAGTAAACAATTTAATTCAAGCAGTGTACTTAAAAAGAAGACAAGGATGAAGACAAAAAagcggaagaaaaaaaggaaagaaatagaagaaaaaaaagaaaaagacaaagaaaaaagaaaggaaatgaaatagagagaaaaaaaacttctctTCAACCGAGTACATCATTCTATTGCTTGGCATTTGTATTCAAACTTAGAAACTGCTTGGTGGTCTGAGTATTTGATGAACCAGAACTCACCTGTtagaaaatcacaaacaaaaagtCTTCAAATATTTAACTCACACAATACCAGTGCAAAACTCGTGTGTGCTAAACTGTAATTCACAGGCTTTCAACACTtacagggaaataaaaaaaatcattagggAGATCACAAGACATTATGATGTTCATCAGTTCAAAAGGGAAGTTACAAGTTACAGTGTCTAAACATGCATTTCCAGACCCATATGCAAAGACCTATATGTTCACTCAACCTttgaacacaagaaaaaaaagtacacctTAACGAGaatttaattattaataataatctgAAAATGACAACTGAAATAACAATACCTAACTTATCAATGCCTACAGGAGAGGATACTCTGTATATCTTATATGCATTCACCTGTATATTTATTTTGACCAAAAAAAACTTAAAATATGAAACTGCTAATTTAATTTTTTCAACTTCATCCACTCAAAACCTCTATACAATCCCACCCTCTACTTAGAAAAATGTATTGAGTTAGTGATATACATagagtaagtaaaaaaaatatatatacgaaaataataAGAACTTACTTTGATCCTTTGGCCAGCGCTTGTGTGAAGGAGCATAGAGGCAAATGAGAGCGAAGGTGTAAATGTTCCACATGCCATAAACCCCCGTAAAGAAGCCACTTGTGTATTCCAGCTTGATGTTCTCGTCCCAGGTCCACTGTCCCTCCGAAACCTGAAAAACATTGTTGTTTACCCATTGGATATTTTGATATTCTTTGGCAAATTCTGCTTTTACAGCATCAAGATGATAGAAACGATGTTTTATTTGAAGTAAATGTagtcttgaaaaaaataataataataatcttaaaaaaatataataataataataataaataaaattcttaGAAGACTCAACAATTTTCAGAACAAAAGGAAATTCTGGGTAACATAAACACCAATCTTGTTTATCCATCTTGCAGAAAGTTGTTTTAGCAACactaaaattaaagaaataaaattttGCAATAGACACTTCATATGAATGGACAAATTCACATGCATATTGTAGAACTAACCTGTCCAAGGATAAACCCAATCACAGTCATTGCTGCACACAGAAGAGTTGCAAGCATCAAGACCTTAAAACGGTAAATAATGCCTTCATAGTGAAGCCGACGTGCTGAAGACATCGCTGGGAGTGACTGGCGTTTGCTGCTTATGTTCATGAACACCTGTAAGGACATAAGAAGTTTTGTTCCCTTGCACTTAATATAACTCAATCACCTGACATCCCTTACATCTGGTTTGTTCTTACACTTCTAGAAGCTAAACCAGGAATATCTAATTCTGGCCGAACACCAAAATTCTTCATTGTCAGATTCACACTCTACAAGGAGCGTCAACTGTACATGACATAAGCTTGCAATGTCAGTCTTCTTTAAACATTCTTTcctattaacattttttttcttttgaagtaTATTGACAGTCAGAAACAATCTAGTTCCACATATGTACACCATAAGAAACACTCTCCCCATCTTAACACGGACGAGGCGGAGAAAGACAAGCACAACTTACCTTCCATATCATGTATGAGAGGAAGCAGAAGTAGAGACCAGCGCAAACGCCTGCCAAGATAATAAAGGCCAGAGCCAAGTTAGTTCCAATTTCTGTTGCCCAGATGGAATAGAAGGGATTGCGCAGCTGCACTCCACGTTCACACATATCGAAGATGAAGAGACACAGACACCCTCCGAGGACAGCACTCAGGTGACGCCAATAGACACGAATGCGGTTACGCTCAATGTCATCCTGAGGAAACAGCAGAGGATCATGAATTATCCATTTTGTTTTCCATCAAGAGGGTAAACAATTTCAAAATTTTAGTATCATTTCATTCACTGATCATTGTCAAATCACCAACttgatttttttcaaattattcaGGCTCTGctacaagaaaacacaaataGGCTAATAGTCGACATATTTACTTATCATAAATCCACTGACGAAACTTGAAGAAAGCAAATATTTTAGTGCCATATTCTAACCCAACGGGTAAAAtgcacaagagaagaagaagaggaaaatgaagaacaaaaagaaaaagaagtggatgaagaagaggaagaatgggaagggaccTAGAGAAGGTACTGAAAGCCAGATATCCCAAGCTGTCCTTAAGTTTATCTCACCATTTAGGTAATGCAATCTATGATGCAATGTTTCAAGAGTTTAGGTGGACTGaatcaaaataaaaattgtaAACTAACCCTTTGCCACATGAATAGGATAACAAAATTCAGCATAACCAATCAagcaaatacacacgcgcacacacacacgcacactcacacacatgcacgcacgcacgcacgtgcacacacacacacacacacacacacacacacacacacacacacacacacacacacacacacacacacacacacacacacacacacaccatgatgCTGTAAAAGGgtggaaaaagggaataaaattcGCCAAAAGCAAGGATCTTACCGCAATCTGCCAAGGTCGTCATCAGCcaccgagaaagagaagagcaaaaaCAAGAGGTGTTGAATATTTTGTTGTTAGTCTTTCAACAACCTTAACACTGCATGCTATTTTATGGTAAGGGAATCTCAGGTCAAACCATGCTTACAAACTGTACTCCATTCAAAATTATTTACATAACATGTGATGCCAATACTATACTCAGATAATTTCAATATGCACAGTATAATTCAACAtacttttgtattattttatattacataAACATGACACACCTATTCTGAACATTTTTtaacctatctacacacacatgtaggccaaacacataagcacacacacacacacacacacacacacacacacacgtgtgagtttgggttgtgtgtgtgtctgtacatgtgtgttttcatgtgtctgtcagtatgtgtctatgtttgtgcacacacaacTATATGGGTGCATTCAAGTGTCTTTGAGTATCTGTGTGTAACAAGGAATATGTATCTTTGCAAATGTGTACCAATGTGAGAATATGCTTGTTAATCTATATTCACAATGAAAGCCTATGCAAATATTTTTAGTTACTGTTATtgacaatctatttttttttttttggggggggggggtgatgatctCTGTATTACCCACCATCAGATGTTCACCAGCAAAGATAAGCCAAAATGAGAGCAGGGAGGCATAGAAAAGTCCCTGCCTGATGTCACTGACCACAGTCATCCACGGGCAGTCGAATGCTAAGGTCAGGTACTCCAGTGGACCTGAAAGTAATTCATCCAGATTCAGGTTGATGctgatgctaatgatggtggtggtgattaataataattaatggatGTTGACCCATTGGATATGGTGCTTTATACCTCACACTTTAGACCAAAACCTGGCCATTGAACATACTTCAGTGGTACCTCTCTCACGTGTGTGACTTGTAGGCCCAGACCAAATGAACATGAGTGTGGTTTCAAGACTCCTTCTCTACTCTTTGCAATGCTATTAGATCTTCTGCTGACACAATTTTGCAGTTTTGCCATTTTCTGACATCTATATTTGTCATTCATTATAatgtatcataataataattgactGAATGgagaaaacactctaccgtgttgatactatggtagaaaaacccacaatgcaaaaactagatttattgaaagagaagccaataaatctagtttgtgcattgtgtgtttttctcccCACAATAATTGACTGTTTTTGGTGAGCAGACACCAAATTATCTCTCCAGGTAGTTTACACTCTGTGCAATAACAGTTACAATTGATAACATTATGTTATTTGCATAATTTAAAAAAGATTTTTGCATTATTCAATTTTCTATACCACTGATAATGGTGGTCAGGAATAGGTTCATCCCTAGAGCTGGCACTCTCCCAAGCTTGCCTACTGGAAGTAATGCAAGAGCCAGTTCTAAAAGGGCCACTGAATCATTCTTAACTCATGGTGAGATGTCTTAGTGGCCCACCATTTAGCAACAACAGCCTCATCAAAAATACttattatgtatttctgacaaagttACAACTGAAACCtgcatctcttttattgtgaagatattcaatctcattcatgcctttcctacatttgtcacaatgaatacaCCTCAACAATAACCTATGGTGGGTGAGACATTCCCATCACCAAAACCCTCTgccaatttttttcatgatcaGATGCCTATGACACCCAGATCCAATAggtaaataattacaatgacaataatcacatcataatcaataataatgaataatcaatTATAACTAAGAATAATTAtctcatatataatacacatattaaTTATCTCATAAATAAAATTCAATATGTAATAACTATCTACTAATTCATCCATGCTAATATTTAAATTTTTTCTTTAGCTCAGATTACAGACAGACTTACAATTCAGTAGTGTGAGAGCAGCACCGAGCACCATCAGCATGTACTCTAAGAGTGCTGGTGGACGGGAAAGCTGCGAGATGCGACGCCAGAACCAGACCATGATGGCCACGATAATCGGGAAGAAGATGGTCTTGAGGGACACCCACACTTTGGTGAACCCTCCATTTTGGTGGATGaactgaaagaaatagaaaatgctcAATTAGTAAATTAAAAAATACAGGAGTGTCTTTGAAAGTACAGTTGTTTCATACCAAGTCAAACTATTGCCTTCTTTGCTTGTGGAATCATCATTCATTTCCAATTTGATTTTACCATTTCATTCTAAAACTGATTATTCCTTATAGCACATCTGGCTGAGGAATGTAATCTATATTGTTGTACTTGGTTCAACTAACTGTATATGCTACTGAGACACTGAAAGATTTCCAAAGGCAGTTGTTCAACTGACGTATACAAGAATCACATGATATATCATCAATCATATTCTTACGATGTGTAATATTGTAACAACTATAACTATAAGAATAAGCATtttccagacttttttttttctaaaaatgattgcatgcataaatatattccaTAAATGTCCATTCTTAAATCTCATTCAACAAAGTGTCTACATTAGCATCTGTATAATACAAATGTTATTACATGCCTGAACCCCTACTGATGGGGGTTTGGCCTTCAAACTTACCGCAACCCACATGTCATTGATGTGGCCGAGTTTTGTGTTCATACCAGTTTTTTCGGATGTATCTAACATGTCCACTGGCAGACGGACATTCAAGAGATAGAAGTCATGGTGTAGAGATCCCAGTTCAAAGAGCGGCACATGCGAGCAATTATACATGTAACCTGGCTTTTTCTGTTCAATACAACAGTCTAAATGCCGCTGCTCAACAGACGAGGCATATTCTGTCCACTGTCCCTCTGGATCGCCCCGATTGCTGTAGCCCAAGCGAGCATCTAGGGTCATCACGGCATCTGGTGCTGTCAAGGCAAAACAGAgctattatttttccctttagaGGCAAACACTTTCACTGAAACTTCTACCTGAATTTGGCAAACAATAAATATGAATTGCTTAAACAACAGcctacaaacaaaagaaaaatactcaAAGTAAAGCTGGAGCTAAAAACATGGACGGCACTTACccacttcatcctcatcatcatagaGAATATCCAGATGCAGCATTGCAATTAGGTTCTGTTGCCAGCGGGAATAGTCCAGGGGATAGCCATCCTTAGGAATAGGAATCTGCAGGCACAGAACTCATTATAGGACACTTGTAATCTCTTCAAACTATTCATTAACAATTCTGTTCTGCCAAGTTCCATGGAGCTACCCTCAGTTCTTATCATTCTGTAGTCAAATTAATATACAGAGATCAATTCTaggaaaaatatatcatttaaattcTCTAAACCATATGGAGTCTTGCTGAAGTGTTTTCTTACATATTTTCTCtcaattctactttttttttaacatagaATTAATTACAATTTCTTCCTACCTATAGAcagtacatatgcatatggtAACAGATCTGCCATATATTCTGATGAGAATAAacctttttttcaacttttacTTCCAGTTAAAGTAAAACATAGGACACACGAACATTCTAATCacttaaaaaaaagttaatgtaTTGATATCCAGTCTTAATTAGATTTATGTGTCTCTAAAAAGTGGCAATTGCATTTCCAGCATGTGAAATATCTAATTCTTGTTCACCCCCCTTTCAACATGGGCAATGACTGCGATTCTTTTTTAGACACTTCTCAAAGCGAGTGATACCTACATATGACGACAAGAATAAAATAGCAAATCAAAGGAAATAAGTTCAGATTTTTGCAacaataatcatatatctataaaagCCAAGAAACAGCCAAGGCATTCTATGAATATTCCAAATTAGAATATACATGAATCATATTTTTGCAAAGATAGACTACATGTCATAACAGCTACCAAAAGTCTAGCAAAATATCACCTCTATCATTCTTCCTATAATCATAAAGCCTATCTGAATTCCTTGCAGACAGCTCGACCTTTCTTCATCATGATGAGTTAAGAGTATAAGGACCATTTCAAGGACTACCATAGTCTTTCATAGTCCTCAACCATCCTGCACTAACAGAGGCAACCGACCTACCTGGAAACTGAAGATGATGTGATTGGCACTGATCATCTGCTCCTCAACGATGGGGCTGTCGAAGTCACCAATGCTTTTGCATGGCTGCTTTCCGCGACTCCAGTACCACTGAGTGTTCTTGTAGTTCTTGTCAATGCATTTTGTGCCTAACATGGACATCACAGAGGATGGTGCAGGtgctgaaggagagagaaaagacattaTATTACAAAGTATTCATCTTTCATTTCACTCTATGTAAAAGTACTGCTAAAAAATCTGTTTGCTgtaattattacattaatcaaATGTTAAAGTACTGAGGTATCTGAGGCAATTCTCATATCCATTCACTCATTTGATAACCCTATTAAAAGTCTAAGGTGGAAGAAAATGAAGCTCCtctgaaagaaaatatacattaagCATTTTGATGGAAGCAACAATATTTTCAGGTAAAACGTTTGAAGTATACACCTGTACATTACTACAGAACAgaattatattctttatatatataaattaagtgTAGTGAAATGTCAAAATTCAGTTGAAGCAAAAAGAAATCCTTAACAGTAGAGCCGGAATAACAAAATGAAACCTCATAAGAATACGAGTGACAATAAAAATTCTACTTTAAGCAGGCCTGTAACTCGCATCAGACGGAATTTAAAACACTATAAcaattaaaaggaaaattaacTTCAGTTCAGAGCTGGAGATAAAATATTCAAGAAATGCCATACAAAGGCACTAAAGAGGGAAGCAATGGCACACTGCCGTCTGACGGAATGCATTACTACAGCATCTTTTCAGGTCTTTATTTCTAGTTATTTTCTTTCACCCATCAAAAACTTCTCTATCATGGTATGTGCTTCCAGTCTGCTTCCATATTTTGCTCTCATTTCATAATCCTGTTCCTTCCTTCCGTTGAGTTCACATCTTTCTCTCATTATGAATAATGTGATAATCAtgaatcattttgttattctaaAGTTTGGCATCTCCTTTTCCAGACCTTAGTAATATTTTGCTACAAataccaaaaagattgccatcatGCCAAGTGCGCAACAAATACAATATAGGAATACACGTACACCCtatcaagcacatacacacacacatacatgcaggaaTGCAAATgcgtgcgctcacacacacacacgcacaagcacacacacgcacatgtacacacacacatacccacatgcacatacatacacacacacacacatgaacacaagtatacacacacatacacaagtgcacacacacacacacacacacacacacacacacacacacacacacacacacacacacacacacacacacacacacacacacacacacacgcacacacacacaaaaaaaaatcacaaaacatatACACCTtccccagtaaaaaaaaagaaaaaacaattatatgtcatatattatattattaatatatatatatatatatatatatatatatatatatatatatatatatatacatatatgtatatgtatatgtatatgtaatgtatatgtatatgtatatgtaatgtatatgtatatgtatatgtatatgtatatgtatatgtatatgtaatgtatatgtatatgtatatgtatatgtatatgtatatgtatatgtatatgtatatgtatatgtatatgtatatgtatatgtatatgtatatgtatatatatatatatatatatatatatatatatatatatatatatatatatatatatatatatatatatatatatatgtacatgtatatgtatacacacacacacacctccgttCTCATCCACTTCCCGCACGCCAGCCCACGTGCCATGACAACTTCACCTACAACCCGCACCGCTGCAGACGTCCTTCGTCCAGGGTATCATGTTCTGTACCCATGGcatcaccccccc encodes:
- the wls gene encoding protein wntless isoform X1, with the translated sequence MSFLSPSAPAPSSVMSMLGTKCIDKNYKNTQWYWSRGKQPCKSIGDFDSPIVEEQMISANHIIFSFQIPIPKDGYPLDYSRWQQNLIAMLHLDILYDDEDEVAPDAVMTLDARLGYSNRGDPEGQWTEYASSVEQRHLDCCIEQKKPGYMYNCSHVPLFELGSLHHDFYLLNVRLPVDMLDTSEKTGMNTKLGHINDMWVAFIHQNGGFTKVWVSLKTIFFPIIVAIMVWFWRRISQLSRPPALLEYMLMVLGAALTLLNCPLEYLTLAFDCPWMTVVSDIRQGLFYASLLSFWLIFAGEHLMDDIERNRIRVYWRHLSAVLGGCLCLFIFDMCERGVQLRNPFYSIWATEIGTNLALAFIILAGVCAGLYFCFLSYMIWKVFMNISSKRQSLPAMSSARRLHYEGIIYRFKVLMLATLLCAAMTVIGFILGQVSEGQWTWDENIKLEYTSGFFTGVYGMWNIYTFALICLYAPSHKRWPKDQNWPISDSCGLASIHGALLARDTQSSTGEEIEFSRLATEPSEMSSLTAFTKKSATD
- the wls gene encoding protein wntless isoform X3: MSFLSPSAPAPSSVMSMLGTKCIDKNYKNTQWYWSRGKQPCKSIGDFDSPIVEEQMISANHIIFSFQIPIPKDGYPLDYSRWQQNLIAMLHLDILYDDEDEVAPDAVMTLDARLGYSNRGDPEGQWTEYASSVEQRHLDCCIEQKKPGYMYNCSHVPLFELGSLHHDFYLLNVRLPVDMLDTSEKTGMNTKLGHINDMWVAFIHQNGGFTKVWVSLKTIFFPIIVAIMVWFWRRISQLSRPPALLEYMLMVLGAALTLLNCPLEYLTLAFDCPWMTVVSDIRQGLFYASLLSFWLIFAGEHLMDDIERNRIRVYWRHLSAVLGGCLCLFIFDMCERGVQLRNPFYSIWATEIGTNLALAFIILAGVCAGLYFCFLSYMIWKVFMNISSKRQSLPAMSSARRLHYEGIIYRFKVLMLATLLCAAMTVIGFILGQVSEGQWTWDENIKLEYTSGFFTGVYGMWNIYTFALICLYAPSHKRWPKDQNTQSSTGEEIEFSRLATEPSEMSSLTAFTKKSATD
- the wls gene encoding protein wntless isoform X2, with the protein product MSFLSPSAPAPSSVMSMLGTKCIDKNYKNTQWYWSRGKQPCKSIGDFDSPIVEEQMISANHIIFSFQIPIPKDGYPLDYSRWQQNLIAMLHLDILYDDEDEVAPDAVMTLDARLGYSNRGDPEGQWTEYASSVEQRHLDCCIEQKKPGYMYNCSHVPLFELGSLHHDFYLLNVRLPVDMLDTSEKTGMNTKLGHINDMWVAFIHQNGGFTKVWVSLKTIFFPIIVAIMVWFWRRISQLSRPPALLEYMLMVLGAALTLLNCPLEYLTLAFDCPWMTVVSDIRQGLFYASLLSFWLIFAGEHLMDDIERNRIRVYWRHLSAVLGGCLCLFIFDMCERGVQLRNPFYSIWATEIGTNLALAFIILAGVCAGLYFCFLSYMIWKVFMNISSKRQSLPAMSSARRLHYEGIIYRFKVLMLATLLCAAMTVIGFILGQVSEGQWTWDENIKLEYTSGFFTGVYGMWNIYTFALICLYAPSHKRWPKDQNWPISDSCDTQSSTGEEIEFSRLATEPSEMSSLTAFTKKSATD